The nucleotide sequence AAGTCGTCGCTGACCACCGACGATTGGCGATACGTTGCGGACGTCACGATCCGGCGATGCAGATGTTTCAAGCTCCATCCGTTGTCCATCAAATCCACCGCCAACCAATCCAACAACTGCGGATGCGAAGGCGGTGAACTTTGTGACCCCAAGTCATCGCTGGTTTCCACCAGTCCGACACCAAAGTAGGCCTGCCAAATCCGATTGACGATCGAACGCGGAACCGTCGGGCTATCACGGTCCACCAACCACCGGGCGAACTGCAACCGTGGCGGTTCATCGGACGGCTGCATCGCATGCAGGAATGCAGGAACATGTGGCTGCACCGGAGCCACCGGGCTAAGGAAGTCACCACGATCCAACAGTGATGTTAATCGCTGGCCCTGTCTTTCGGACAAAGTCAACTGCGTCGTGCCGGCGGGATGCCGGGCCCACGCCGCATCGATCTCTTGTTGCCAAGATCCAAATTTTGTTTCTCGTCGCACCCAGGAACGAAACAATCGCTCGTTTTGCTGGTCGCTTCGCCGCTTCGGTGGAAGATCCAAAACCGACTGGACATCGGGCGACAGCGGCGATCGCGACTGAACGCTGTCCCCGGTGAACGAAAGCTTGAATCGGCCGACGTTGAACGTTTGGTTGTCGTCGCTGTTCCAGCCGCCGTGCCGCTGGGCAAGGTACACGTGAATGATCGCGTGCTGGCCGTCGGGCACTTCGATCGGTTCGGCCAAACGAAACCAAGCGGTTTGTGAGCGATTGGCCAGCGGAAACCCGAGGTCGTTGGACCATGCGGTGGTCAGGTCCCCGTCGATTGCAAAATCAACCGAGCCGATGATGCGTTTGGTGTCTTTGCGGTTGTCATAGCGCGGCCCTAGATCCGCCTTCGGAGTCGGGCGATCCGCCCATGCCCCGGCGAACTTGACGGGAATGACTTTGTCGGGCGAACCCGAAAAAGCGACCTCCGCAGTCAATTCACTCAGCCCCCAAGTTCCTTCGACGCTGCGTCCGGGTCCTTCCCGCGGCAAATTGGGATCGGTCAGCATCTGGATCCGAATCCCCGACAACCGCGTGCCGTCGTATCGAGCGGTCATCTTGGGCTTGAAGTTCGTCGGTGCGTACCCTTGGCAAAGATACGATCCATCGTCCTGCGGCAAGAACTTTTGTCCGCCGATCGTCGAATCAAGGAACTCCAACGTCGGCGTTACCCAATTGGGCTGGCCCTCTTTTTTCAGCTGTTTCTGCCAAGACCGGTGGTCGCGTTGCCATGTCGGTGTCGCCATACGGATTTCCGCATACAGGTCTTCGACTTGCCGGACCACCCTTCGTCGCTGTTGGATTTCATCCGGCGTGTACACGACGTGAAAGGCATCGTCGGTGTTGTTGATGAACGCCATCAAGCCGTAATACTCTTCATGGCTGATCGGGTCGTATTTATGGCTGTGGCACTGGGCACACTGGATCGTTAAACCCAAGACGGATTTTCCGATTGCGTCCAACCGGTCGAACATCGCTTCCATGCGAAACTGTTCGGGGTCCGCGCCGCCTTCTTCATTGACCATCGAGTTTCGCAAGAACCCGGTTGCCACATGATCCGCCTGTGTCGCACCGGGCAGTAGATCGCCGGCGATTTGACGAATGATGAAGTCGTCGTAGGGGCGGTCCTGGTTCAGCGAATCGACCACCCAATCACGATAGAACCAGACTTGTCGTGGCTTGTCTTTCTCGTACCCGTCCGAATCGGCATACCGTGCGGCGTCCAACCAAACCCGACTCCAACGTTCGCCATAAGCGGGTGAATCCAGCAAACGATCGACCCAGCGATGATAGGCTGCATCAGCGTTGCCCGAGCGTTCGTATTGTGACGTGAATTCGGCAATCTGTTCCGGGGTCGGTGGCAACCCGATCAAGTCCAAGGACAACCGACGCAGCAACGTTGCGGGATCCGCGACGGGTGACGGTTTCCGTCCTGCGGATTCGATCTTGGACAACACAAAATGGTCGATCGGATTTTTAACCCAGCCAGGATCATCGACCTCGGGAACAGGGTGTTGCACCGGAGCGGTGAATGCCCAGTGGTTCTCAAAAGATGCACCGTCGGCCATCCAGCGCCGCAACCGATCCACCTCC is from Crateriforma conspicua and encodes:
- a CDS encoding PSD1 and planctomycete cytochrome C domain-containing protein, whose product is MPLPALVGAATRLRIVGLVAVPLLISGFDGDPLSASDSSVDFATDIRPLLSEHCFQCHGPDPESRQADLRLDIGDDAAWVLDTDAPDDSELIARVTSDDPDLVMPPPESGGPLDPEEVDRLRRWMADGASFENHWAFTAPVQHPVPEVDDPGWVKNPIDHFVLSKIESAGRKPSPVADPATLLRRLSLDLIGLPPTPEQIAEFTSQYERSGNADAAYHRWVDRLLDSPAYGERWSRVWLDAARYADSDGYEKDKPRQVWFYRDWVVDSLNQDRPYDDFIIRQIAGDLLPGATQADHVATGFLRNSMVNEEGGADPEQFRMEAMFDRLDAIGKSVLGLTIQCAQCHSHKYDPISHEEYYGLMAFINNTDDAFHVVYTPDEIQQRRRVVRQVEDLYAEIRMATPTWQRDHRSWQKQLKKEGQPNWVTPTLEFLDSTIGGQKFLPQDDGSYLCQGYAPTNFKPKMTARYDGTRLSGIRIQMLTDPNLPREGPGRSVEGTWGLSELTAEVAFSGSPDKVIPVKFAGAWADRPTPKADLGPRYDNRKDTKRIIGSVDFAIDGDLTTAWSNDLGFPLANRSQTAWFRLAEPIEVPDGQHAIIHVYLAQRHGGWNSDDNQTFNVGRFKLSFTGDSVQSRSPLSPDVQSVLDLPPKRRSDQQNERLFRSWVRRETKFGSWQQEIDAAWARHPAGTTQLTLSERQGQRLTSLLDRGDFLSPVAPVQPHVPAFLHAMQPSDEPPRLQFARWLVDRDSPTVPRSIVNRIWQAYFGVGLVETSDDLGSQSSPPSHPQLLDWLAVDLMDNGWSLKHLHRRIVTSATYRQSSVVSDDLLAEDPYNRLLARGARFRAPAETVRDITLAAAGLLDRRVGGPSVTPPAPEFLFLPPVSYGPKVWDDAVGGDRYRRGLYTFRFRSVPYPMLEAFDAVPGNTSCVRRSRSNTPLQALTSLNEPMAFECAAAMAADVLLRCDDEPSAVDLAFLRCTGRRPEPTERHVLLSFLNRQRERINDGQVDTAPLLAAIPKAFTGVPVDDADLAAWVLTCRVMLNLDETISRQ